A single Nycticebus coucang isolate mNycCou1 chromosome 16, mNycCou1.pri, whole genome shotgun sequence DNA region contains:
- the ADIPOQ gene encoding adiponectin isoform X2 translates to MWLLQAVLFLLALPSHGQDTSTEGPGVLLPLPKGACTGWMAGIPGHPGHNGTPGRDGRDGTPGEKGEKGDPGLVGPKGDTGETGVTGAEGPRGFPGTPGRKGEPGEGAYVYRSAFSVGLENRVTVPSVPIRFTKIFYNQQNHYDGSTGKFHCNIPGLYYFSYHITVYTKDVKVSLFKKDKAVLFTYDQYQDKNVDQASGSVLLHLEVGDQVWLQVYGDGEHNGLYADNVNDSTFTGFLLYHDTN, encoded by the exons ATGTGGTTGCTGCAAGCTGTTCTGTTTCTGTTAGCTCTGCCCAGTCACGGCCAGGATACTTCAACTGAGGGGCCAGGAGTCCTGCTTCCCCTACCCAAGGGTGCCTGCACGGGTTGGATGGCAGGCATTCCAGGACATCCTGGCCACAATGGGACCCCAGGCCGCGATGGCAGAGATGGTACCCCTGGTGAAAAGGGTGAGAAAGGAGATCCAG GTCTTGTTGGTCCTAAGGGTGATACTGGTGAAACTGGAGTGACTGGGGCTGAAGGTCCCCGAGGCTTTCCAGGAACCCCAGGCAGGAAAGGAGAACCTGGAGAAGGTGCCTATGTATATCGCTCAGCGTTCAGTGTGGGACTGGAGAATCGGGTCACTGTCCCCAGTGTTCCCATTCGCTTTACCAAGATCTTCTACAATCAGCAAAACCACTATGATGGCAGCACTGGGAAATTCCACTGCAACATTCCTGGGTTGTACTACTTCTCCTACCATATCACAGTCTACACAAAGGACGTGAAGGTTAGCCTCTTCAAGAAGGACAAGGCTGTGCTCTTCACCTATGACCAGTACCAGGACAAGAACGTGGACCAGGCCTCTGGCTCTGTGCTTCTGCATCTGGAGGTGGGCGACCAAGTCTGGCTCCAGGTGTATGGGGATGGAGAGCACAATGGACTCTATGCCGATAATGTCAATGACTCCACTTTCACAGGCTTCCTTCTCTACCATGACACCAACTGA
- the ADIPOQ gene encoding adiponectin isoform X1 yields the protein MSTKLLRLNHLLLTSILTAACGSDSTLEGLRMWLLQAVLFLLALPSHGQDTSTEGPGVLLPLPKGACTGWMAGIPGHPGHNGTPGRDGRDGTPGEKGEKGDPGLVGPKGDTGETGVTGAEGPRGFPGTPGRKGEPGEGAYVYRSAFSVGLENRVTVPSVPIRFTKIFYNQQNHYDGSTGKFHCNIPGLYYFSYHITVYTKDVKVSLFKKDKAVLFTYDQYQDKNVDQASGSVLLHLEVGDQVWLQVYGDGEHNGLYADNVNDSTFTGFLLYHDTN from the exons ATGAGTACCAAGCTGTTGAGGCTGAACCATCTCCTCCTCACATCCATTCTGACTGCAGCCTGTGGTTCTGATTCCACACTGGAGG GGCTCAGGATGTGGTTGCTGCAAGCTGTTCTGTTTCTGTTAGCTCTGCCCAGTCACGGCCAGGATACTTCAACTGAGGGGCCAGGAGTCCTGCTTCCCCTACCCAAGGGTGCCTGCACGGGTTGGATGGCAGGCATTCCAGGACATCCTGGCCACAATGGGACCCCAGGCCGCGATGGCAGAGATGGTACCCCTGGTGAAAAGGGTGAGAAAGGAGATCCAG GTCTTGTTGGTCCTAAGGGTGATACTGGTGAAACTGGAGTGACTGGGGCTGAAGGTCCCCGAGGCTTTCCAGGAACCCCAGGCAGGAAAGGAGAACCTGGAGAAGGTGCCTATGTATATCGCTCAGCGTTCAGTGTGGGACTGGAGAATCGGGTCACTGTCCCCAGTGTTCCCATTCGCTTTACCAAGATCTTCTACAATCAGCAAAACCACTATGATGGCAGCACTGGGAAATTCCACTGCAACATTCCTGGGTTGTACTACTTCTCCTACCATATCACAGTCTACACAAAGGACGTGAAGGTTAGCCTCTTCAAGAAGGACAAGGCTGTGCTCTTCACCTATGACCAGTACCAGGACAAGAACGTGGACCAGGCCTCTGGCTCTGTGCTTCTGCATCTGGAGGTGGGCGACCAAGTCTGGCTCCAGGTGTATGGGGATGGAGAGCACAATGGACTCTATGCCGATAATGTCAATGACTCCACTTTCACAGGCTTCCTTCTCTACCATGACACCAACTGA